The genomic interval GACGTAAAAAGTCGTCCTCTTGATCTTCGAGAAGTGAATATTCATCACAACGTAAACGAAGATTCGAATTATTGTTTTGGTGAAGGTGGAGCCGGAACTTATTCTGACGGTAAACTTTATACAAGATCCAAAAAAAGAGGAAACGTCCGTGAAATTCTGGAGTTACTCGTCGGGTTCGGTGCAAGTCGAGACATTTTGATCGAGGCGCATCCTCATATCGGAACGAACAAACTTCCGAAGATCGTTCGAAATATCCGTGAAAAGATCATTGAGAGGGGTGGAGAAGTTCATTTTAACCAAAGGGTAACGGACTTTTTGCTAAACGGAAATCAGATCACCGGAGTGGAAACGAAAAACGGAGAAAGAATATATGCAAAAAAAGTAATTCTTGCCACGGGACATTCCGCAAGAGACATCTTCGAACTTTTAGACCGTAAAAAAATCGAAATCGAACTCAAACTTCTCGCGGTCGGGGTAAGAGTAGAACATCAGCAATCCTTAATTGATTCGATTCAGTACAGTTGCGAAACCCGCAGTCCTTATCTTCCTCCTTCTCCTTACAGCATCGTTAAACAAGTCAACGGAAGAGGGGTCTATTCTTTTTGTATGTGTCCGGGCGGAGTCGTCGCCGCGTGCGCGACTAAACCAGAGGAGATCGTTACGAACGGGTGGTCTTCCTCCAAAAGAGCCAGACCTTCCGCGAATTCCGGAATCGTAGTCGAATTAAAACAGGAAGATTTCAAAACCTTTGCAAAATACGGCGCGTTAGCCGCTATGGAATTCCAAAGATCGATCGAACACAGCGCCTGGATCGCGGGTGGAAAAAGTCAAACCGCTCCCGCGCAAAGACTTTCAGATTTTGTAAACGATAAACTCTCGGTTGATCTTCCGAAGACTTCCTATACACCGGGAATCAAATCGGTGGAATTAAAGAATGTACTTCCCGATTTTATCTTTCGATCCTTGCAAATCGCATTCAAAGAATTTGATAAATCTATGCGCGGTTATCTTACGAACGAAGCAGTCGTACACGCGCCCGAAACCAGAACCTCTTCGCCCGTGAGTATTCCGAGAAATCCGGAAACCTTACAACATATAAGAATTCAAGGTTTATTTCCTTGTGGAGAAGGTGCGGGTTACGCAGGTGGAATCGTGTCCGCCGCAATGGATGGAATTCGTTGCGCTCTTGCCTGCGCATAACCTCTTTTTAACGAAATATCGAAATTCTTTGTAAAACAGCTTTGCGATTTTTCTTGCTTTTAAGAAAGACCGGTTTGCAAAGTCATTCCTTATTTGTTGTAGTAGATGGATCTTCCATCAAGTCCTCGAGTAAAAGGGAGAATTATGCTTCTTCTAAAATTCTAAGATAGATTTATGGAAAAACAGAGCTTTTGGAGATTCCATAGAATGAAATTCAACACAACGCTTTATCCATTTTTATTCGCATTGATCGCCGCGATCGGTAACGCGTTCTTTGCATACGGTCAAAAAAAATCGACCGCGATTTCCGCTCCGTTTCTCTTTCTGATACCGACCCTCG from Leptospira stimsonii carries:
- a CDS encoding NAD(P)/FAD-dependent oxidoreductase produces the protein MIQELQLRVAPEVAGREEELRAFVSKTLKIDSKEIRHIEIVNRSIDARQKTIYVNLKVLVFIHEDFVEKPILLPDYPNVANAEEVIVIGAGPAGLFASLQLILSGKKPILLERGKDVKSRPLDLREVNIHHNVNEDSNYCFGEGGAGTYSDGKLYTRSKKRGNVREILELLVGFGASRDILIEAHPHIGTNKLPKIVRNIREKIIERGGEVHFNQRVTDFLLNGNQITGVETKNGERIYAKKVILATGHSARDIFELLDRKKIEIELKLLAVGVRVEHQQSLIDSIQYSCETRSPYLPPSPYSIVKQVNGRGVYSFCMCPGGVVAACATKPEEIVTNGWSSSKRARPSANSGIVVELKQEDFKTFAKYGALAAMEFQRSIEHSAWIAGGKSQTAPAQRLSDFVNDKLSVDLPKTSYTPGIKSVELKNVLPDFIFRSLQIAFKEFDKSMRGYLTNEAVVHAPETRTSSPVSIPRNPETLQHIRIQGLFPCGEGAGYAGGIVSAAMDGIRCALACA